One region of Baekduia soli genomic DNA includes:
- a CDS encoding biotin--[acetyl-CoA-carboxylase] ligase, which translates to MGAPHGALVTAGLQTAGRGRQGRTWSAPAGAALLMSLVLRDAPPLLPLLAAVAVADACGPQATIKWPNDVLLDGRKVAGILAEGRPAEGWVVLGIGVNVAVAPDDLPAELRDTAATLGLGRGAVEPFLARLLAGLQEALERPVEATLEAWRARDALHGQAITWGAGAGVARGIDGEGRLVVELADGGRTALNAGEVHLGRRRPAAEQT; encoded by the coding sequence TTGGGCGCGCCCCACGGCGCGCTGGTCACCGCGGGGCTGCAGACCGCCGGGCGCGGGCGGCAGGGCCGGACGTGGAGCGCCCCGGCGGGCGCCGCGCTGCTCATGTCGCTCGTGCTGCGCGACGCGCCGCCGCTGCTGCCGCTGCTGGCCGCCGTGGCCGTGGCCGACGCCTGCGGGCCGCAGGCGACGATCAAGTGGCCCAACGACGTGCTGCTGGACGGCCGCAAGGTCGCCGGGATCCTGGCCGAGGGCCGCCCGGCCGAGGGGTGGGTGGTCCTGGGCATCGGGGTCAACGTCGCCGTGGCCCCGGACGACCTGCCCGCCGAGCTGCGCGACACGGCCGCCACGCTCGGGCTGGGGCGCGGCGCGGTCGAGCCGTTCCTGGCGCGGCTGCTGGCCGGCCTGCAGGAGGCCCTGGAGCGCCCCGTCGAGGCCACGCTGGAGGCCTGGCGCGCCCGCGACGCGCTGCACGGCCAGGCCATCACCTGGGGCGCGGGCGCGGGCGTGGCCCGCGGCATCGACGGCGAGGGGCGCCTCGTCGTCGAGCTGGCCGACGGCGGGCGCACGGCCCTCAACGCGGGCGAGGTGCACCTGGGCCGGCGCAGGCCCGCGGCCGAGCAGACCTAG
- a CDS encoding cytochrome c biogenesis protein — MSGTRLRSLSLLTVVTLVGGFALAAYVAPMDADQGFLQKIFYLHVPMAIVALCGFIFGGICAVQHLRTSEAKWDLRSYVAIHISVILGVGVLLTGAIWAKASWGHWWVWDEPTLVSFLIIFLLYATYTPLRFSIEDRERQSRYASVFAVTAGAFVPLNFIAVRAATSLVHPRTFDSAGNLPGAMRTAFIVCFIGMALLYVTLFQYEIAHKQTTARLKSLKRRLGGEDVLRPRRSAAPELGA; from the coding sequence ATGTCCGGAACCCGTCTCCGCTCCCTGTCCCTCCTCACCGTCGTCACGCTGGTCGGGGGGTTCGCCCTCGCCGCCTACGTGGCGCCGATGGACGCCGATCAGGGCTTCCTGCAGAAGATCTTCTACCTGCACGTGCCGATGGCCATCGTCGCGCTGTGCGGCTTCATCTTCGGCGGGATCTGCGCCGTGCAGCACCTGCGCACGTCGGAGGCCAAGTGGGATCTGCGCTCCTACGTGGCGATCCACATCTCGGTCATCCTCGGGGTGGGCGTGCTCCTGACCGGCGCGATCTGGGCCAAGGCCTCCTGGGGCCACTGGTGGGTGTGGGACGAGCCGACGCTGGTCAGCTTCCTCATCATCTTCCTGCTCTACGCGACCTACACGCCGCTGCGCTTCTCGATCGAGGACCGCGAGCGCCAGTCGCGCTACGCCTCGGTCTTCGCCGTGACCGCCGGTGCGTTCGTGCCGCTGAACTTCATCGCGGTGCGCGCCGCGACGTCGCTCGTGCACCCGCGCACGTTCGACTCGGCCGGCAACCTGCCCGGCGCGATGCGCACGGCGTTCATCGTCTGCTTCATCGGGATGGCGCTGCTGTACGTGACGCTCTTCCAGTACGAGATCGCCCACAAGCAGACGACCGCCCGCCTCAAGTCGCTCAAGCGCCGCCTCGGCGGCGAGGACGTCCTGCGCCCGCGGCGCTCGGCCGCGCCGGAGCTCGGGGCCTAG
- a CDS encoding heme exporter protein CcmB, with translation MRRAVGALLRKELRLELRTPQVIPAMALFSITTLVVFHFSLQANTVEGALAAGVLTVTLLFSAILGINRLFVADHEEGGFDGFMLAPVDRTAMLVAKALALGAFLVVLEVIAVPAFALMLLEPGLDGQALGQAVLVLALADVGIAVVGTLVGALAIQTRARDLIVPLVALPLLLPVVIGTAKALAPTFAAAGAGPLPGRWLAILGLYDLVFTLLAYAVFDFLLED, from the coding sequence ATGAGGCGCGCCGTGGGAGCCCTGCTGCGCAAGGAGCTGCGCCTCGAGCTGCGCACGCCGCAGGTCATCCCGGCGATGGCGCTGTTCAGCATCACGACGCTCGTCGTCTTCCACTTCTCGCTGCAGGCCAACACGGTCGAGGGGGCGCTGGCCGCCGGCGTGCTCACCGTGACGCTCCTGTTCAGCGCGATCCTGGGCATCAACCGCCTGTTCGTCGCCGACCACGAGGAGGGCGGCTTCGACGGCTTCATGCTGGCCCCCGTGGACCGCACGGCGATGCTCGTCGCCAAGGCCCTGGCGCTCGGCGCGTTCCTCGTCGTCCTCGAGGTCATCGCGGTGCCCGCGTTCGCGCTCATGCTCCTGGAGCCGGGCCTGGACGGGCAGGCGCTGGGCCAGGCCGTCCTCGTCCTGGCGCTGGCCGACGTCGGGATCGCGGTCGTCGGGACGCTCGTGGGCGCGCTGGCCATCCAGACCCGCGCGCGCGACCTCATCGTGCCGCTCGTCGCGCTGCCGCTGCTGCTGCCGGTGGTCATCGGCACGGCGAAGGCCCTCGCGCCGACCTTCGCGGCTGCGGGCGCGGGGCCGCTGCCCGGACGCTGGCTGGCGATCCTCGGCCTCTATGATCTGGTGTTCACGCTGCTCGCCTACGCGGTCTTCGACTTCCTGCTCGAGGACTGA
- a CDS encoding MogA/MoaB family molybdenum cofactor biosynthesis protein, with amino-acid sequence MRTCVLTVSSSVSRRESEDESGPLLAHLAEEAGAEIEAMEVVPDDYSLIEDRLHHFVDDDFALIFTTGGTGFTPDDVTPEATRAVIERDAPGIAEAMRAESLRHTPMGMISRGVAGISHHTLIVNFPGSPKAVGQLFPVIAPVLEHAVRTLRRADDGPRH; translated from the coding sequence ATGCGCACCTGCGTGCTCACCGTGTCCTCCTCGGTCTCGCGCCGCGAGAGCGAGGACGAGTCCGGCCCGCTGTTGGCGCACCTGGCCGAGGAGGCGGGCGCCGAGATCGAGGCGATGGAGGTCGTGCCCGACGACTACTCGCTCATCGAGGACCGCCTGCACCACTTCGTCGACGACGACTTCGCGCTCATCTTCACGACGGGCGGCACGGGCTTCACGCCCGACGACGTCACGCCCGAGGCCACCCGCGCGGTGATCGAGCGCGACGCGCCCGGCATCGCCGAGGCCATGCGCGCCGAGTCGCTGCGTCACACGCCGATGGGCATGATCTCGCGCGGCGTCGCGGGGATCTCCCACCACACGCTCATCGTCAACTTCCCGGGCAGCCCCAAGGCCGTCGGGCAGCTCTTCCCGGTCATCGCGCCCGTGCTCGAGCACGCCGTGCGCACGCTGCGCCGAGCCGATGACGGCCCCCGCCATTGA
- the cobA gene encoding uroporphyrinogen-III C-methyltransferase produces the protein MSAGGRVVLVGAGPGDPGLMTVRGLDAIARADVILYDKLIPPTALDGARADAILVDVGKIGGGEQVPQAETHRLLLEHAQAGRLVVRVKGGDPFVFGRGGEEAQLCRAHDIAYEVVPGVTAGIAGPAYAGIPVTQRNLAAAVAFVTGHEDPGKPETQIDWPALAAFPGTLVFYMGVRALARIAEQLVAGGRPQDEPAAVVERGTLPDQRVVHGTLADIAARAQAAGVRPPSVTVVGPVAALGEDLAWLDRGPLGGTSVVVTRPKAQASGLAGRLRDLGARVVEAAVIVPEPLDFAVPDLTDVGLLVLSSPNGAARFFDALRAQGRDARALAGTRVAVIGPGTADAVRAHGIEPDLVPTRAVGESLAELVGPLQVGRALVVRARGGRDVVRDALAAGGAEVEVLEPYVTVAEPLDERTLTRALAADWATFTSASSARFFCEAAGGAAAVRESGLRLASIGPITTQALRDLGLEPTLEAAEHTPDGLVAALVGATAPAA, from the coding sequence GTGAGCGCCGGCGGGCGCGTCGTGCTCGTCGGCGCCGGGCCGGGCGACCCGGGCCTGATGACCGTCCGGGGCCTGGACGCGATCGCCCGCGCCGACGTCATCCTGTACGACAAGCTCATCCCGCCGACCGCGCTGGACGGCGCGCGCGCCGACGCGATCCTCGTCGACGTGGGCAAGATCGGCGGCGGCGAGCAGGTCCCCCAGGCCGAGACCCACCGCCTGCTGCTGGAGCACGCGCAGGCCGGGCGGCTGGTCGTGCGCGTCAAGGGCGGCGACCCCTTCGTCTTCGGCCGCGGCGGCGAGGAGGCCCAGCTCTGCCGCGCGCACGACATCGCCTACGAGGTCGTGCCGGGCGTCACCGCCGGGATCGCCGGCCCGGCCTACGCCGGCATCCCCGTCACCCAGCGCAACCTCGCGGCCGCCGTGGCGTTCGTCACGGGCCACGAGGACCCCGGCAAGCCGGAGACGCAGATCGACTGGCCGGCGCTGGCCGCGTTCCCCGGCACGCTGGTGTTCTACATGGGCGTGCGCGCGCTGGCGCGCATCGCCGAACAGCTCGTCGCCGGCGGGCGCCCGCAGGACGAGCCCGCCGCCGTGGTCGAGCGCGGCACGCTGCCCGACCAGCGCGTCGTGCACGGCACGCTGGCCGACATCGCGGCGCGCGCGCAGGCCGCGGGGGTCAGGCCGCCGTCGGTGACCGTCGTGGGGCCCGTCGCCGCGCTGGGCGAGGACCTGGCGTGGCTGGACCGCGGGCCGCTGGGCGGCACGTCGGTCGTCGTCACGCGCCCGAAGGCCCAGGCCAGCGGCCTGGCCGGCCGGCTGCGCGACCTGGGCGCGCGCGTCGTGGAGGCCGCCGTCATCGTGCCCGAGCCGCTGGACTTCGCGGTGCCCGACCTGACGGACGTGGGCCTGCTCGTGCTCTCCAGCCCCAACGGCGCCGCGCGCTTCTTCGACGCGCTGCGCGCCCAGGGCCGCGACGCCCGCGCGCTGGCGGGCACCCGCGTGGCCGTCATCGGCCCGGGCACCGCCGATGCCGTGCGCGCCCACGGCATCGAGCCCGACCTCGTGCCGACGCGCGCCGTCGGCGAGTCGCTGGCCGAGCTCGTCGGGCCGCTGCAGGTCGGCCGCGCGCTCGTGGTCCGCGCGCGCGGCGGCCGCGACGTCGTGCGCGACGCGCTGGCGGCCGGCGGCGCTGAGGTCGAGGTGCTCGAACCCTACGTCACGGTGGCCGAGCCGCTGGACGAGCGCACCCTGACACGGGCGCTGGCCGCCGACTGGGCGACGTTCACCTCGGCGTCCTCGGCGCGCTTCTTCTGCGAGGCCGCAGGCGGTGCGGCGGCCGTGCGCGAGAGCGGGCTGCGCCTGGCCTCGATCGGGCCGATCACGACGCAGGCGCTGCGCGACCTCGGCCTGGAGCCCACGCTGGAGGCCGCCGAGCACACGCCCGACGGCCTCGTGGCCGCGCTCGTGGGCGCGACCGCCCCCGCGGCCTGA
- a CDS encoding SAM hydrolase/SAM-dependent halogenase family protein, with protein MARPITFLSDYGLEDDFVGVCHAVIARIAPDARVIDLNHGLGRHDVRTAGLVLRRALPYCAPGVHLAVVDPGVGAERRAIALRTTEEDRILVGPDNGLLSLAAQRFGGIAEVVDVGRSRHRLEPVSATFHGRDIFAPVAAHLAAGAPLGDAGDPMDPDEIVRLDMPLAILEDAVLWAHAVAFDRFGNIMLDVEHAELADSGFRLGHAVVVNGRQGVYATTFSDVPPGELILYEDAYRTLSLAVNRGSARELLGVETDDDLRISAP; from the coding sequence ATGGCCAGGCCGATCACCTTCCTCTCGGACTACGGGCTCGAGGACGACTTCGTCGGCGTCTGTCACGCGGTCATCGCCCGCATCGCCCCCGACGCGCGGGTCATCGACCTCAACCACGGCCTGGGCCGCCACGACGTGCGCACCGCCGGCCTGGTGCTGCGGCGGGCGCTGCCCTACTGCGCGCCCGGCGTGCACCTGGCCGTCGTGGACCCCGGGGTGGGCGCCGAGCGCCGCGCGATCGCGCTGCGCACCACGGAGGAGGACCGCATCCTCGTCGGCCCCGACAACGGCCTGCTGTCGCTGGCCGCGCAGCGCTTCGGCGGCATCGCCGAGGTCGTCGACGTCGGCCGCTCGCGCCACCGGCTCGAGCCCGTCTCGGCGACGTTCCACGGGCGCGACATCTTCGCCCCGGTGGCCGCCCACCTGGCCGCCGGCGCCCCGCTGGGCGACGCGGGCGACCCGATGGACCCCGACGAGATCGTGCGCCTGGACATGCCGCTGGCCATCCTCGAGGACGCGGTGCTGTGGGCCCACGCCGTCGCCTTCGACCGCTTCGGCAACATCATGCTCGACGTCGAGCACGCCGAGCTGGCCGACTCGGGCTTCCGCCTCGGTCATGCCGTCGTCGTCAACGGCCGCCAAGGGGTCTACGCGACCACGTTCTCCGACGTGCCGCCCGGTGAGCTCATCCTCTACGAGGACGCCTACCGGACGCTCTCGCTGGCGGTCAACCGCGGCTCGGCCCGCGAGCTGCTGGGCGTCGAGACCGACGACGACCTGCGCATCAGCGCGCCGTAG
- the hemC gene encoding hydroxymethylbilane synthase, with the protein MRLGTRGSALARVQADAVAGALGGAEIVEITTSGDRGVAGDKARWIDTIEDALERGDIDLAVHSAKDVPAASLLRPGMAVAAVLPREDARDALVGAAALDDVPEGARVGTASLRRRAQLLAVRPDLEIVDLRGNVDTRLRRLAEGACDALVLAAAGLRRLGRGDEIGVLLDPAVFVPAPGQGALALEGRAIPEGIVDAPADTALGLERAVVEALGATCDTPVGCHYDGTALHAFVGLPDGSEWLRDAVTGPDPAAALVARLRTMGADDLLARAGELA; encoded by the coding sequence GTGAGGCTCGGCACGCGCGGCAGCGCCCTGGCCCGCGTCCAGGCCGACGCCGTCGCCGGCGCGCTCGGCGGCGCGGAGATCGTCGAGATCACGACGAGCGGCGACCGCGGGGTCGCCGGCGACAAGGCGCGCTGGATCGACACGATCGAGGACGCGCTGGAGCGCGGCGACATCGACCTGGCCGTCCACTCGGCCAAGGACGTCCCGGCCGCGTCGCTGCTGCGCCCGGGGATGGCCGTCGCGGCGGTCCTGCCGCGCGAGGATGCGCGCGACGCGCTGGTGGGCGCCGCGGCGCTGGACGACGTGCCCGAGGGCGCGCGCGTGGGCACCGCCTCGCTGCGCCGTCGCGCCCAGCTGCTGGCCGTGCGCCCCGACCTCGAGATCGTCGACCTGCGCGGCAACGTCGACACGCGGCTGCGCCGGCTGGCCGAGGGCGCCTGCGACGCGCTCGTGCTCGCCGCCGCCGGACTGCGCCGCCTGGGCCGCGGGGACGAGATCGGCGTGCTGCTGGACCCCGCCGTGTTCGTGCCCGCCCCCGGCCAGGGGGCGCTGGCGCTGGAGGGACGTGCGATCCCCGAGGGGATCGTCGACGCGCCCGCCGACACGGCGCTGGGGCTGGAGCGCGCGGTCGTCGAGGCGCTGGGCGCCACATGCGACACCCCCGTCGGCTGCCACTACGACGGCACCGCGCTGCACGCGTTCGTCGGGCTGCCCGACGGCAGCGAGTGGCTGCGCGACGCCGTGACCGGGCCCGACCCGGCGGCTGCGCTCGTGGCGCGCCTGCGCACGATGGGCGCCGACGACCTGCTCGCGCGGGCCGGGGAGCTCGCGTGA
- the ccmA gene encoding heme ABC exporter ATP-binding protein CcmA translates to MTAPAIELQGLTRRYGDREALSDLTLDVAPGTTLVVFGPNGAGKTTLLRVLATLLRPHAGTVRVLGSALPSEGWAVRGRVGFLGHAPLLYRDLTARENLRFHARLHGVAPARIDELLGAVGLRARADDPVNTYSRGMVQRAAVARAVLHDPELLLLDEPTANLDPHAAELVEPLIGAASGRTRVVTSHDPVGGLQGADVALGLRAGRAELLAAASAVDREQIGALYRS, encoded by the coding sequence ATGACGGCCCCCGCCATTGAGCTGCAGGGCCTGACCCGCCGCTACGGCGACCGCGAGGCCCTCTCCGACCTGACGCTCGACGTCGCCCCCGGCACCACGCTGGTCGTCTTCGGCCCCAACGGCGCGGGCAAGACGACGCTGCTGCGCGTGCTGGCCACGCTCCTGCGCCCGCACGCGGGGACCGTGCGCGTGCTGGGCAGCGCGCTGCCGAGCGAGGGCTGGGCCGTACGCGGGCGCGTCGGCTTCCTCGGCCACGCGCCGCTGCTGTACCGCGACCTCACGGCGCGCGAGAACCTGCGCTTCCACGCCCGCCTGCACGGCGTCGCGCCCGCCCGCATCGACGAGCTGCTGGGGGCCGTCGGCCTGCGCGCCCGCGCCGACGACCCCGTCAACACCTACTCGCGCGGGATGGTGCAGCGCGCCGCGGTGGCCCGCGCGGTCCTGCACGACCCAGAGCTGCTGCTGCTCGACGAGCCGACCGCCAACCTCGACCCGCACGCCGCCGAGCTCGTCGAGCCGCTGATCGGCGCGGCCTCGGGGCGCACCCGCGTGGTCACCAGCCACGACCCCGTGGGCGGGCTGCAGGGCGCCGACGTGGCGCTGGGCCTGCGGGCCGGACGCGCCGAGCTGCTGGCCGCGGCGTCGGCGGTCGACCGCGAGCAGATCGGGGCGCTGTACCGGTCATGA
- the hemA gene encoding glutamyl-tRNA reductase: MSELLCLGISHKTAPVAVRERLALSTKDAEALCRDLVAHDDVREAVAISTCNRTEVYLVASDPVQAEGELLRHLARRAGIRPTELTDAMYAPRNCDAARQLYRVVSGLESMIVGEAEIQGQAKRAYEAALAAGTTGPMTNRLFTAALQTGKRVRSETAIGAGKGSVSTVAVALAREVVGDLADRNVVIIGAGETSELTARALAEEGVHTIFLANRHADRARSIADRFGGTVSSLHELPERLAAADIVVASTASPHPIIGYEELELVMRERAGRPLLLIDIAVPRDVEPECGDLDGVALYDIDDLQATAARNRQVREDERTQAEDVVEDEIQRFARWMGSLEVMPTIGALREHGNAIVEQVLGENAGRWETASPRDRARIEAIARSVMQRLLHEPTIRLKSLDRDGGHGRVQLARELFGLQEGTDEAPATQDAAADVRPLRRRDAR; this comes from the coding sequence ATGTCTGAGCTGCTCTGCCTGGGCATCTCGCACAAGACCGCCCCGGTCGCCGTGCGCGAGCGCCTCGCGCTGTCGACCAAGGACGCCGAGGCCCTGTGCCGGGACCTCGTGGCCCACGACGACGTGCGCGAGGCCGTCGCGATCTCGACCTGCAACCGCACGGAGGTCTACCTCGTCGCCTCCGACCCCGTGCAGGCCGAGGGCGAGCTGCTGCGCCACCTGGCCCGGCGCGCCGGGATCCGCCCCACCGAGCTGACCGATGCGATGTACGCGCCGCGCAACTGCGACGCCGCGCGCCAGCTCTACCGCGTCGTCAGCGGGCTGGAGTCGATGATCGTCGGCGAGGCCGAGATCCAGGGCCAGGCCAAGCGCGCCTACGAGGCCGCGCTGGCGGCCGGCACGACCGGGCCGATGACCAACCGCCTGTTCACCGCCGCGCTGCAGACCGGCAAGCGCGTGCGCAGCGAGACCGCCATCGGCGCGGGCAAGGGCAGCGTCTCGACCGTCGCCGTCGCGCTGGCCCGTGAGGTCGTCGGCGACCTGGCCGACCGCAACGTCGTCATCATCGGCGCCGGCGAGACCTCCGAGCTCACCGCCCGCGCGCTGGCCGAGGAGGGCGTGCACACGATCTTCCTCGCCAACCGTCACGCCGATCGCGCGCGGTCGATCGCCGACCGCTTCGGCGGCACGGTGTCGTCGCTGCACGAGCTGCCCGAGCGCCTGGCCGCCGCCGACATCGTCGTGGCCAGCACCGCCTCACCGCACCCCATCATCGGCTACGAGGAGCTCGAGCTCGTCATGCGCGAGCGCGCGGGCCGGCCGCTCCTGCTCATCGACATCGCCGTACCGCGCGACGTCGAGCCCGAGTGCGGCGACCTCGACGGCGTCGCGCTCTACGACATCGACGACCTCCAGGCGACCGCGGCGCGCAACCGCCAGGTCCGCGAGGACGAGCGCACGCAGGCCGAGGACGTCGTCGAGGACGAGATCCAGCGCTTCGCGCGGTGGATGGGCTCACTGGAGGTCATGCCGACCATCGGCGCGCTGCGCGAGCACGGCAACGCGATCGTCGAGCAGGTGCTCGGTGAGAACGCGGGGCGCTGGGAGACCGCGTCGCCGCGCGACCGCGCCCGCATCGAGGCCATCGCGCGCTCGGTCATGCAGCGCCTGCTGCACGAGCCGACGATCCGCCTGAAGTCGCTGGACCGCGACGGCGGCCACGGGCGGGTGCAGCTCGCCCGCGAGCTCTTCGGCCTGCAGGAGGGCACCGACGAGGCGCCCGCCACGCAGGACGCAGCCGCCGACGTCCGGCCGCTGCGACGCCGCGACGCCCGGTGA